The Carettochelys insculpta isolate YL-2023 chromosome 9, ASM3395843v1, whole genome shotgun sequence genome includes the window AAGCGTGTTTGTGCTGGAGAGCTCGTTTACGGCGATGGGGCGGTGACGTTCAGGGCTCAGCCTTTGTACTGCAGGGTTTGGATTTCTCAGGGGCAAATAAATTCaatttccttccctgcccccccgccgaGGTTATTCTCCGGTGATTCGGTGAGCAGCTCCCATGCACCTTGGGATGGGGGAGGACAGGTAAATTGAATGCAAATGGAGCATCCACGGCATAGCTGCAGCACCCTCTGAATCCTGCTTCTTTTCACTGCTGGAAAGTGgggagggcacagctggggctgagACTGCTCACAGGATGGAAAAATACCGGCCAGCCTTTCTAGCAGGCCGCACCAACTCCAGACCACTGAGAGCGTCCAGCCACCCCCAGGCCGAGGATGTCAGCCTCCCTGAATTCCTCGCCAGGGCtggctccttcccccaccccccgcagcctgcCTGCACATCTCGGTTATGAAATTAGATACATGTGCACTAAGCTCAGTTGTTTTTGTCTCGCCAGAGCAGGAAAGCTGGGCCCAGTAAACCCCTGGGCTCCTGCAGGGCATCCCAGCCGGGCAGCCTGCCCCGcgccctgggggggaggaggatggcTTGTTTTCGTGCGCAGGCCATGAAGTTAtataaagcagcagcagctgtgacgGTAAACACGTTGGGAGGCTGCGGGAGCCGCTCTGGCCCGGCTTTCCCAGAACCCGCAAGATACAAACAACCCCCCTCCGCTTTGGAAACCTGGCTCGCAGCGCTCGGGCTGGGGAGGGTCCCCGCATGCCAGGCGAGCGTGGCCCAGGCAGACCCCGGGAGATCTGCGGTGCCTGGAAGCCGGGGGGCGGGCTCAGCTTCGCGGAGTTGCACTGCAAGCCCAGAGCCGCCCCTGCCTCGGCCCACGGCGCGGCTCTCtcaccgggggggcgggggggggctttgTTCTGCACCGGGCACGACGGGATCCGCTgctgactgggggggggggggtcgggcagcGGGGGCGGCAGCGAGCTCCCAGCAGCGCCGTGCACGCAGCTCTCCTTGCATctcctgggccctgcccagcaggAGCCGGCTGGGGTCCCGggccccgccccggctccgcccccCTCTCTGTCGCTACCGCCGGCTGCCCAATGGCCGCACTCCACGGGCCGCCCAGCCGCTGATCGCGCCGGGCTCCCGGCTGCGGGAAGCCAATGGGAcggcccggggcgggggcggcgcCGGGCAGCCGATAAATGAGCGGGCGGCGAGCACCGGCGGCCAGACTCGAGCATGGTAACGTCGTGGGCTGAATAAGGGAGACCCCCGCCGGCCCGTGCGCCCCGCTCGGCAGCCCAGGTaaccgcgccgcgccgcgccgcgccgcgccgagcGCTGCCCGGTtccctcccgcccccctccccgggaTGCTGCTCCCGGGCGGGGGGCGCGGTGTGGGGTCCCTCCCTGAAGCCGCTGTACGGGGCCGCTCCCGGGGGCCGCGGCGCGAGCTGCCCGGCCCAGTGTGGCTGAGTCCTCGCTGCCTCCCAGCCGCTCGGGATCGCCTCGCCCGGGCGCAGCATAGCCGCCGCCTGCCCCGACGCGCCGGCTGCAGGGGGCGCGCCGCGCCGGCCGGCGgaaagaggaggggggaagctgggGCGCTCGGGGGCGGAGGAAGCCGCTCAGCGGGCTCCGGGAAGAACCGGGCGCTCAGGCTCCTCGGGAGAGCGGAGCCGGCGCGGGTCCCACGTCTTCGCTCTCCAGCCGGAGGCGTGGGGGGCAGCAGCGGGCCCAGCGGCTGGAAGCGCTTTACCCGCGCTGGCACGGGCGAGAGGCATGCGATGCAGGGGGCGTTAAATGCAGTGACGGCAGGGGGCGTCCAGGGAGGTTTGGGgcctggtgtggggtggggggttgtccACCTTCTGGCCTGTGGTAGgggagaggcaggctggggggctcGTGGGTCTGGCCCACTGTTCCCTGTAGGCTGCACGCTTGGGGGCTGCCCGGCTGATTAACCCAGCAATCGAAGCGGGCAGCGTGTGTCTATTGGCGGGGCACATAACATAACTTCTCCCGCTCATGGATGCAAAACATTAGAGGGACTCCTGAGACCCCCCACCTCTTTCCCAGCTGGAGTCACGGCAGAGCTGCTGCTTTTGCCAAGAAGCACATTAAGGCTGAACAAAACCGTCTCTGTgcctgtcagaggggtagctgcttCCGAGCAGCGGAGAGGGCTCGCCTTGGCCTGCTGGAACAGGGCTGGCAAGGGCCAGCAGGGCTCCGTCACCCTAGGGACAGCTGTAGTCCTCATCTGGGACAAGAGTACAGTCCAAAACCATTTCTACTCAGAGGGGGGCTTTTGCCCTAACTATGCACAGCCGGGGGCTGCAACAGATGCCCCGTGGTCCCCACTTGCATCCTGGGAATCTGCTATAGCTCTCTGCCTGAGCAGGCGCCCCTGTTTCCTTGCATAGAGGGACTTCCATCCCATCTTTTGCTCCTTAGGATGCTCCGTGGCGGAGGGGTCTCTGACTCTGTGCTGCTCAAAGTTTACTGGCTTTGTCTGGGGCTGTGCTTGGGggcctctctccctcttcctcagctGCCAGGCTTGTGGAGTTTCACATCAGATGGTCTGGAAATGGAGCTGTCTAGCAAGTGGCCCTTCCTGGATTGGGGAGGGACAGCAGAATGCCCTGTCTCGCCAAACGGGGCAAAAACACTGCTCCAGACCACCGATGGAAAATGGGCTATTGTATGCTCTGAAATTGCATTGGGTGAGGGACAAGCGGACAGTGACCCTGCTCATGTCTGACCTCTTAATGATCAGGCTAGCTtagagagggagaaggcaaaatTTCATCTATGGAGTGACTGGGTCCTGCCCTGGCAGCTGACATGTCTCCGGCAGCCTGCAACTACCATGAGGCCAGATGATTTTGGTAGTTGCTCCCAGCCCACGTCTTTGCACTGCCATATTGATAGACACTGTTTcctatttgtcaaccttgataatttttggatctctgtgcccattctggtctggctatgatctgaagatgtgggtctgtcccacaaaaactcatcacctaataaatagtttagttagtctttaaagtgctacatgactgcttttttgtttcctatAAGGTAACTATTTATAGACTGAAGGCCGGATTCACAACTGGTGTTACCAGCTCTGAGTCTGTCTGGGATATCCCATTATAACTGCATAGAGGGTGATTAATGCGATTATTTTGCTGTCTTCCTTTTGCTGAGCTAGGGAGGTCTCCCACTCGGTCATTTTCTTGCATAGGTGTGTGAGAGCTGCTTCAGGGCACAGACATGTTCACAGCTGGCTTTTTCctcccctcctggcaggacccCTGTCACTTACCCTGCAGTCATGgccacctctgccagctcccatcTGAGCAAAGCTATCAAGCAGATGTACATGAAGCTGCCTCAGGGGGAAAAGGTGCAAGCCATGTACATCTGGATCGATGGGACGGGGGAGAACCTGCGTTGCAAAACCCGGACACTGGACCAGGAGCCCAAGAGCCTTGAAGGTAAGAGGCCAGGTGCACAACTGACCCATCCCAACACATGCTGGGACTACAAGCAGTACATGGCCAGTTGCAACTAGTGGGTTTGCAATGTAGGACTTGGTTTGGGTTGAAGTGTCTGACCACAGAGCTGCAACAGGCAGCTGTGCTGTTGGGAAGGTGTCACTCTTTTtttggagctggcagcaggggtgtgCCCCCCACGTGAGGGTAGATCTGAAACAGACACATGCAGTGCATTGGGCTCCTTAAACTGTTTGGATTAAGAGCAAGATGTGGGATAGctcccaccttgctcctgggGCATGTTTAGGAAAGGGGACAGGCTAAGCCAGAGGCTGCTCCGTCTGCATCAGGAGGCTCAAGTCCAGATCATCATCCCCTCCTTGTAGGGCAGCGGTGTAAGAAGAGCTGGGAATAGatgtccccagcctgccagctctTTACCTGTAATGCTCTTCTGGCCTTGGGGAGATGGCAGAAAGAAAGTGATAAGGAAATAGCTGTATCCAGTGCATCCGAACAAGCAGCTCCAACTGACAGGATAATAGCGTTCGGATTTCTTCGCTTGTTGCCATGACGCTGGCCAGAGGTGGCTGTAAAACAAAAATCTAATTGCCTGTGCACAGtgtttctcttctcctccccGAGGAAGGGGCCGGGTCTGCTTGTTCGGGGCCCATGGAAAGGGATAAAAATGGGGGCACAGCCAATTCCTTCGCAGTGGCTTCAGATGTGCTCACGCCACAAAAGGTGCACAGGGATCCGGTGAGCCATGCTGAGCTGGACGGGCACAGGCAGGGTGAAGGGGATGTTTGCAAGGGGAGAACATTGGACTAGCCAGTTGATGACCCACATTCAAGCAGCCCTAGGCCTGGTGCATGCTCCTGAGGTACTTCCActggctctgtgcagctgcaTCCTTGTGGAGGAGCCTGCTTCAGGGCCATCCAGAGCTCAGGAGACAGTTGAGGACACCGGAGGTCCTCTCCTTCCTTTAGACTTAGAGCAGCTCTctgattttttctttgttttgtctttGGGAACCTCTCTAGGGCTTCCTGTCTTGCAGCCCACACACTATGGTAAGCAGAAGCGTTCGTCAAGGACGTCTGCAGTGGTATGCGTTGACTTTTACCTTGCAGTTGTCCCAACTTTTTGGGGTTTTGCCCTCCATGGGGAAAGAGCAAAAAGTCATTCCCTCCCCCTGTTTTTCACTTGGAGCAAAATCAGCAGAAATCACTGTGTATGCCATTGTCCTTTCGTGAGCAGGGTACTGCTGAATCAGCTGGTGACCTCATCTCTGCTTATGGAAAGCTGCTAAACTTACGGGGTAAATGTCTCTCCTGCTCCAGATTTACCCGAGTGGAACTTCGATGGCTCTAGCACCTTCCAGTCTGAGGGTTCAAACAGCGACATGTATCTTCTCCCCGCTGCGATGTTTCGGGACCCTTTCCGCAAGGACCCCAACAAGCTGGTTCTCTGTGAGGTCTTCAAGTACAACCGCAAGTCAGCAGGTACGTTGTAATTCCCCCGTCTCCTCCCAAACAATGTCCTAGCCCCAtgttctcctggctggctgcagtaGTTCTGGGAGGGGAGACAGAATGTTTATTCTGTCTTGGAGTCAATACCTGGAGGGATGACTTCAGAAAAAGAGGTCTTAGACTTTGCTATGAATGCATTAGTGCTCTACAGGACAGAGTAATCCTGCCCTAAAGAACTTAAATATAGAGAAAACAAAATGCCATAGATGACATCCAGGGGAAAAACTCGTGTTGATGGTCTAGTCTGGCCTAGCCCCTCTTCACTGGCAGCACTGAGATGAAGCGTGGTATGGATCAGTGCTTGAGGGAATATTGAAGGCCTCCTAGGGAGGGGAGCACCAatgcagggaaggaggtggggacTGCAAAATCATTCTAGGTGGCAACTGAGAAGAGGGCAAAAGAAGTGAATTGGAGGGGTTATCGCTGACAGAGGGGATCATGTGAACACAAGGGAATAAAAGCCTCTGACATGAGATGCAGGCCTGGACGTGGATGAGTAGCTTCTGTGCATGGTTTCCTGAGCTAAATGCTGACGGAGAACCTTACTGAACCGTACAATGAAGTCAGTAAAATAGCACCACCAACTGACAGGCTATTTAAGGCCAGCTGCCCTACCTACCACTTCAGTCTTACACTAGCTGATGATGGTGGGGACAGAGCAGTCTCTTTGGATCTGAGTTTCTGTGATGCCCTTGGTCTGCATGGGGACAATGAGTCCGTCGTCGTCGTCGtctctgcccgcccccctcccctaccccgATAACCTGCATGGTTGTGGCTTTATCCTGAACATCTTGGCAAGTCCTAGCTTGCAGGGTGGGATGAGAATCTTGAGATGCTCCGGGAGAATCTCTCGCCAGCCTTTGGCACTAATACGCTTTGTGCTTCTCTTCCGTTCTAGAGACAAACCTAAGGCACACTTGTAAACGGATTATGGATATGGTATCCAGCCAGAACCCCTGGTTTGGTATGGAGCAGGAATACACTCTTCTTGGGACAGATGGACATCCGTTTGGCTGGCCGTCCAATGGCTTCCCTGGGCCTCAGGGTAAGCTTCCAGGAGTTAACATTCTGACTTGGTGTTTAAATATATTAGCCCCTAATGAAGGGAGTTAAGTGGAAGTGAGATGGAAGATTCAGTGAACTGCTGAAACCAGATCTCCCAAAAGTACAAGGACAGTGACCAAAAGTCATCTTTTTAGTGACTGTAGGGTGATCTTGTAGACCAGATTCACAGCTGGTGTTCGTTCCGTAAGTTTGCAATTCGTATTACGACTTGGCCAAGGCTTTCAGAAGAGCCCAAGTCCCCCTGGATCTCAGTGGAGTCCTGCTCCTGAGTTTTGTTTTGCTACCCCAGATGAAAGCCTGATGGGTTTTCCCCATGATCTTGTGCCTTGTGAGAATCCTTTCCTCACTACGCTGTCATAAGCTTCCTGAAGACTGTTCCCTTTTTCTTGTGCTCTGTCACCCCAGGCCCGTATTACTGTGGCGTAGGAGCAGACAAAGCCTATGGCAGGGACGTTGTGGAAGCCCACTATCGTGCGTGTCTCTATGCTGGGGTTAAAATTGGAGGAACAAATGCTGAAGTGATGCCTGCCCAGGTAACTACCTCCACTTCCTCTGCCATGGCAATCACCTGCCACTGGCCATGTGTGGAAGCAAACGCAAcgagagccctgctgctgcagtccGTCTGCACGTTGGAGCTCTGCAAATGTTGAGtgtgggagtgtgcaggggaggTGGACAGCATCTTGTGGCAAATGGTTCTTCACCAGACTGACCCCATGGTTCTTTCCCTCTGCTCTCCATAGTGGGAGTTCCAGGTGGGCCCCTGTGAAGGTATTGAGATGGGGGATCACCTCTGGATTGCCCGCTTCATCTTGCATCGGGTGTGCGAAGACTTCGGTGTGATCGTGTCCTTTGATCCCAAACCCATCTCTGGGAATTGGAATGGAGCCGGTTGCCACACCAACTTCAGCACCAAGGCcatgagggaggaaggaggcctCAAGTAAGTAACAGCCGGCctagctgcagagcagcagtcTGGCAAGCTTAGCTAGGAGCTGAGACGGCCCTTGTTGACTTGCTAGGGGAACAGCACGACTTCTTGCATGTGAGACTTGGCTTGAATACACCAGGTCTTACCTGGTACTGATCTCTTCCCATGGTCGTTGGCGCACCTGGAGGCCATCTACAGCATTCCATGTAAGATGAGGACTTGGGCAGCTGcgcagaagagattcaggtgctgcctagctgattagcagagcacccacagccagcggcatgtatttctactggggggggggtgcacatCTGCCTGTGCCCTGGTGCGCCCAGTAAATTTTATTTGGCTCACGAATGGAAGAAGTTAGAGGGAAACCATGATTGTCTGCCAGGAAGCTTATGGGGAAGTTCCCCCAGAAGTGGTCCAGCGCTGGTACAGGTCCACAAGTATTAGCATTGGAAATACAAGTAGACCAGGGTCAGCCCTCCTTACCACCACTGTAACGCTGGATTACTCGCCTCTGTTTAGAAGTCCGTAGTAGGAATTTAGCTGGTGTGAGGCTAAAGGAAGGGGAAATTCTGCTACACTGTAAACAAGGCCAAATATTGGAAATTCAGTTCAGACGAGATAGTTCTTTGATTTGAGACGTCCTTTTTCAGAGACTAGATTATTTGTTTGGTCCCCCCAGCCCAAGTACAGTGGAATTGTGTTGAGGATCAAGTTGGGTGTTTCTCTGCCCACTCCTCCCCTGTCACTTCAGTTGGTGCCTTTGGGTGATCCATACACTTGCAGAACTCATCAGCTTTCTGAGTGAAACATAtgtccagccccagccttccctcaGATGCATCCTCAACAGGACTGGTGCATCTCTGCCAAGTTATTAGTTCTAACAGGCACCTCCACAAGCTGTAATGTTCACCTCCAGTAGGAGTCTTACCTGCCTttggggtccccctgccccaaaaaacTGGGTGAGCCTCTCCTGTCAAAATAGGAAAAGAAGGGGAAATGCCCAACCTTGCATGCAGGGAACTGGCTGTAGAAGTAGAACTTGAACCTTGTCATGAAGTGTGCTTAAGGAATCTGAAGCCACTGTAGCAACGAGAAGACGGGGGCCCAGAGTTGCtacgacaggttgaacctctctagtctggcacccctcatctggcaacatctgttatctggtataattttaattagccggacgatcacttatcatgggtgttgccaggtttcctgtggtcccatgatgtttgtttgcagccaccagtcctggctctgttctgtgctgtttagctgtaatttacccctaaatgtcttctaagagctcagtcagTGGTGGTTATGTTtctagacaaaattgacctccagtggtccaaCACACTCTTGTTCCACactggccaggtccccagggtgctggagtagaggttcaacctgtagctgaaaTGGGAATGCTTGAAGGTGAGGGACTGAAACAtgggggtttgggtgggagaAGGCAGGAACTCACCCACTTGGTTAATGTTCTCGTTGGCCATGTAAATAGCAGCATGGCTGATGTTCTCGCCTCGTGCTCAAAGTCCCACCTTCTGTCTCCAGGCATATAGAAGAGGCCATTGAGAAACTCAGCAAGCGGCACCAGTACCATATCCGTGCTTATGACCCGAAAGGGGGGCTGGACAATGCCAGGCGCCTGACAGGCTTCCACGAGACATCCAGCATCCACGAATTCTCTGCTGGCGTGGCCAACCGTGGCGCCAGTATCCGCATCCCCAGGACCGTGGGCCAAGAAAAGAAGGGCTACTTCGAGGACCGCCGGCCCTCTGCCAACTGTGACCCTTACGCTGTGACGGAGGCGCTAGTCCGTACATGTCTTCTCGGTGAAACTGGGGATGAGCCCTTTGAGTACAAGAACTGAGTGGACTGACAGGCACCACCTACCCCCGGACGTCCCTTCTAGATGTAATCCTGAGGGCACAAGTTACCACATTGTTTGTTTGGTGTCCCAGTAACTCCTgttgtgttggggtgggggagggagcgtTTAGTTGTCGCTTTTTCTCTTTGTGGCTCGCCTTTGAGAGGAGGAACGGGCGGTAGAGAAGAACTTTAACCACTGCTTTTTGTCTAATTATCTGTATGTCTGACAGGACCCAGTGGCTTCTGAGGACGGAGGGGAGGACAAAGCTCTAGTGAATGGCCCAAGAGTCTAACTCACATgataaaacacacacatacaactAGTTCTTCATAGACCACTTGAACTCGGATTCTGGTTATTGAGGGGAGAAAGGAGCGAGGTGGCTGTGATGGCATCTCAGCCCCTTGCGCACATATACACGTGGTGGGGAaatttttccccttctctgctgGTGGGACTTCTGGGCATTGTCTTGCATTCTCTTCTCCCAGCTAAATGCAGGCGCAGGTAGCAGAATTCCTCCTCGTTCTGTCACTGGAAGCCCCTTAATCTCCTGTGTGTAACAGAGTGAAGTagtatttttttatatttaaatgttaaaaacaaaaaaatataatttttttaaaagaaagacgTTCCGATAACTCAGCTAGCTAGAGCAGGCTGGGTTCCTGAGGGTGCGGTTGGAGGTAGAACTTCAGTGCAGGCAGAAGGTAAAGCTAAGGAGCCCAGGAGGGAAGAGTTGTTGTGACTTTCCGCTTTGAAGTGTGGCTTTGCCATTCCCAGCAGGCTGTCAGTTCCACACTTGGAACCAAGCAGTAATGATCGTAACTTAAACTCGCGCTGACGTGAGCTGCAGGCACGTGGCACGGCCGAAGCACAAGGGAGATGTGTGTTTAAATGAGTTGGCTGGTCAACTTAACCATGTTAGCGTGGTGGTTTTATTTTCCAGTGGGATTAGCAGGTCACTaaagcaaggcttttgataaaGAAACAAGCTTTcgattttaataacatttttaggGTTTCTAAAGTTGTACAGATTTACAAAGACTGTTGGTGTTACTGTTATGTCCTGGCATACAAACCACCGGCCACCTAGCCAGGACTAATGAGGGGGCTCTGTTCTCCCCCTTGCCAGCCTGCCCCGAAGCTCTCTTGGGAGGCAATGCCTCATAGGTTCAAATGTTCCAGGATTTGGGGTGACGCTGGTATGTGCTGTTGCATTTGGACTTATAGATGGTGGGGGTTTTTTATATAACAACAAAAGAAACTTTAATTCCGACTTCTTCCTCTCGGTGGCTTTATTCCTGTGTTGTGCTGTGGGCTCTTAGCTAGCTGGAGAAATTCCAGCCCAggtttcttctctctctcctgggATCAGGAGGTGAATCTGGGCTCCCCATTCATTTGCTGGTCAAAACTCCACTGTCGGCCTGCAGCAACTCTTGAATTGAGGGTTGTCAGTTGGGGTCAGATGTGGGTTTCATCACAGGACAGTCTTTAATTCCTGAAGACTcagaatgctgctggtgggggcgggggggtgacggGGAGTCTTCATTTAAAAAGCTCCCCAAAATCTGAAGCCACTTAGGTTAAAAATGGCATTCTACCCAAGTAGCCAACTAGCCTAATTCAGCTCAGTATGACAccccctagaactggaagagaccttgagaggtgattgcatcagcccctgccctcatggcaggacctattGCCATCTCGGTCTGGCTTTTTCAGAAGAGGTTAATGCAGGACCCTGGTGCTTATAGCAATGAGCTGTTTATCAGGTTGGCCAAGCAGGAGGCCTAAGTCGTGATCCATGTGTGCACAGTCTCAGATTAATTTATTGCTCCTTTCCTCATTCCAACAGCCAGTTGTGAGGGGAGGGGATGTTCAAAAATGCTGCATGTTGGctttcctctgctcccagcttcaGGCTtccctggggaaggccagggaggagaCCTGTTgtgtacccccccccccgcaaccttCCGACACAAACATTTAGCATTCTTTGTTTTCCAGGCTCCTTGTGATGGGCCTCCCCCTCCTGAAACCAGAGTCTAGATGCAGAAAGTGACCTCTGactcccactgctggggtgaCTCAGGGCAGCAACCCTTTCCCTAGATGTGCCAGGTAGCCTCCAGTAGGAGATGCCCTCACAGTTACCATAACGTTACTGGAACCGTCCTGTTCATCCATGCAAGGGGCAAGCTGTGCCCATGGCTCTATGGGAGCCCAGATGCCAACAGGTTCCCAAGCATGAAGATAGGCAATACAAGAGCAGGCTGGCTGGGTCTGACTACCTGCTCCTGCCGCAGAGTGGATGAGGAAAATGAGCCAGGACTTTCCTCACACTAGCCATTAAAAGAACCTATTTCTAGACAGCCTCCATACACGAGGCAGAGGGCTGCTGCTCTGACCTCTGCCTCGTTCAAGGCCTGATTTCCCTGGCAATGTGGCGGAAGCTTAGTCGTTACCAgcccagggaacactggctgtccCAGGGAGGAAAGAGTTCAGGTAAGCATCTCTCTTGGGGGCAGGACTGTGCATGAGGCTGGGCCTTTCACATGCACAGAGGAGAAGTAGGTGTCCACGCTGCCCAAAGGCAAGTGGGTTTCAAGGGGTGTTGACGACTAAACTTGTAGCAGGCTCCTGTGAGAATCCCAGCGGAAGTTCTGCCTGCGAGGTGAACAGGTAACTCCCCTGCAAGCGCTTCTCTGAGCTAAGATGATTCCTGCCTAACCTGTGCCTCGCCTGTTCTCCTGAAACAGCAGAGCAGCTTCCCCTAAACAATACCCCCTATTCATGGCAGCAGCCTTTTGTGGGTGCACAAGCCTCTGCGCTAGTCCCTGGAGTGGAAGTGGGGGGGCCGGGGGCTAGGCTTGGGCCAATGGCAGCCAGAAATGCAGGTTCTAGTCCCAGCTGTGCATATAGtgcctgggtgaccttgggccagGTAGTTTaatct containing:
- the GLUL gene encoding glutamine synthetase isoform X1, whose translation is MATSASSHLSKAIKQMYMKLPQGEKVQAMYIWIDGTGENLRCKTRTLDQEPKSLEGLPVLQPTHYDLPEWNFDGSSTFQSEGSNSDMYLLPAAMFRDPFRKDPNKLVLCEVFKYNRKSAETNLRHTCKRIMDMVSSQNPWFGMEQEYTLLGTDGHPFGWPSNGFPGPQGPYYCGVGADKAYGRDVVEAHYRACLYAGVKIGGTNAEVMPAQWEFQVGPCEGIEMGDHLWIARFILHRVCEDFGVIVSFDPKPISGNWNGAGCHTNFSTKAMREEGGLKHIEEAIEKLSKRHQYHIRAYDPKGGLDNARRLTGFHETSSIHEFSAGVANRGASIRIPRTVGQEKKGYFEDRRPSANCDPYAVTEALVRTCLLGETGDEPFEYKN
- the GLUL gene encoding glutamine synthetase isoform X2, with translation MATSASSHLSKAIKQMYMKLPQGEKVQAMYIWIDGTGENLRCKTRTLDQEPKSLEDLPEWNFDGSSTFQSEGSNSDMYLLPAAMFRDPFRKDPNKLVLCEVFKYNRKSAETNLRHTCKRIMDMVSSQNPWFGMEQEYTLLGTDGHPFGWPSNGFPGPQGPYYCGVGADKAYGRDVVEAHYRACLYAGVKIGGTNAEVMPAQWEFQVGPCEGIEMGDHLWIARFILHRVCEDFGVIVSFDPKPISGNWNGAGCHTNFSTKAMREEGGLKHIEEAIEKLSKRHQYHIRAYDPKGGLDNARRLTGFHETSSIHEFSAGVANRGASIRIPRTVGQEKKGYFEDRRPSANCDPYAVTEALVRTCLLGETGDEPFEYKN